A single genomic interval of Helianthus annuus cultivar XRQ/B chromosome 13, HanXRQr2.0-SUNRISE, whole genome shotgun sequence harbors:
- the LOC110897579 gene encoding beta-xylosidase/alpha-L-arabinofuranosidase 2: MAFQTRSPHSPLLPIMLFICLSFTTAVPSPYAPSYACDTHKNPSLKKYAFCNTKLDIKTRVKDLVKRLTLQEKAGSIVSMTDSIPRLGIPSYGWWSEALHGVSDTGPSTWFNASVIPGATSFPQVILTAASFNESLFYSIGKVVSTEARAMYNTGVAGLTFWSPNVNIFRDPRWGRGQETPGEDPVLTSRYGSRYVRGLQEREDGDKERLKVGACCKHYTAYDLDNWTSVDRFHFNAIVTKQDLEDTYNPPFKSCVLDGNVASVMCSYNQVNGKPTCGDKELLLDTVRGEWKLNGYISSDCDSVEVMFRNQKYAKTPEEATADALNAGLDLNCGDSLKNFSASAVKKGLVKQSVVDRAVTNSFTTLMRLGFFDGNPSKQFYGKLGKKDVCTPAHQDLAREAARQGIVLLKNSVRSLPLRKHSIKTLAVIGPNANATRAMIGNYAGVPCKYTSPLKGLSDYVKTVYEEGCDVTCNSNAMFGKAKDAAAKADAVVLVVGSDLSIEAEAHDRTKIYLPGQQNLLVSEVAKAAKGPVILVIMSGGGMDVEFAKSDPKITSILWVGVPGQEGGGALADVVFGRHNPSGRLPMTWYPGSYTDLVPMTNTLMRPNPKMGLPGQTYRFYTGKTVFPFGFGLSYTSYVYKDIKAPKHVSIPLHRAHPCRSSKCNDIDAAVCHNLHFDVDVTVTNMGKKSGSHTVMLFSSPPMIYNAPQKELIDFKKVWLAPWQRTVVRFRVDVCKSLSVADENGIRKVALGPYVLQLGDLKHNVSLKV; this comes from the exons ATGGCATTTCAAACCAGATCACCACACTCTCCTCTTCTACCCATAATGCTCTTCATATGCCTGTCATTCACAACTGCGGTGCCTTCGCCTTACGCCCCTAGTTACGCCTGCGACACGCATAAAAACCCGAGCTTGAAGAAGTACGCATTTTGTAATACTAAACTCGATATCAAAACGCGAGTGAAAGATTTGGTAAAAAGGCTGACATTGCAAGAAAAGGCTGGGAGTATAGTGAGCATGACCGATAGCATCCCTCGCCTTGGGATACCATCGTACGGGTGGTGGTCAGAGGCGTTACATGGTGTTTCGGACACCGGACCATCCACCTGGTTTAACGCGAGTGTGATCCCTGGAGCCACTAGTTTCCCACAAGTCATTCTCACTGCAGCCTCATTCAATGAATCTTTATTCTATTCCATTGGAAAG GTTGTTTCTACCGAGGCGAGAGCTATGTACAACACGGGTGTTGCCGGACTAACGTTTTGGTCACCAAATGTAAACATCTTTCGAGATCCTAGATGGGGACGAGGTCAAGAAACACCAGGAGAAGATCCGGTCCTAACGAGTAGATACGGATCAAGATATGTTAGAGGTCTACAAGAAAGAGAGGATGGCGATAAGGAACGACTCAAAGTCGGAGCTTGTTGCAAACATTACACCGCTTATGATCTTGATAACTGGACTAGCGTCGACCGATTTCATTTCAATGCAATC GTAACAAAGCAAGATTTGGAAGATACATATAACCCTCCATTTAAAAGTTGTGTTTTGGACGGAAATGTTGCAAGTGTTATGTGTTCTTACAATCAAGTTAACGGCAAACCAACTTGTGGTGATAAAGAGCTTTTACTAGATACGGTTCGCGGCGAATGGAAGTTAAATGG GTACATTAGTTCCGACTGTGATTCGGTAGAAGTCATGTTCCGAAACCAGAAATATGCTAAAACACCAGAGGAAGCTACAGCAGATGCGTTAAATGCAG GGTTGGATCTCAACTGTGGGGACTCACTAAAGAATTTCAGCGCATCAGCGGTCAAGAAGGGTCTAGTGAAACAGTCGGTAGTTGATCGCGCTGTCACGAACAGTTTCACAACGCTTATGAGGCTCGGGTTTTTCGATGGTAACCCAAGCAAGCAATTTTATGGGAAGCTAGGCAAGAAAGATGTGTGTACGCCTGCTCATCAGGATCTAGCACGTGAAGCCGCTAGACAAGGGATTGTGTTGCTTAAAAACAGTGTCAGATCGTTACCACTTCGTAAACATTCGATCAAAACGCTAGCTGTAATCGGGCCTAATGCGAATGCCACTAGAGCTATGATTGGCAACTATGCAGGAGTTCCATGTAAATACACATCTCCTCTAAAGGGGCTTTCGGATTATGTTAAAACCGTGTACGAAGAAGGTTGTGACGTGACTTGTAACTCGAACGCGATGTTTGGAAAGGCGAAGGATGCAGCCGCTAAGGCAGATGCGGTTGTTCTAGTTGTGGGTTCCGATCTTTCGATAGAGGCGGAGGCTCATGATAGGACCAAAATCTATCTTCCTGGACAACAAAATCTTCTTGTTTCCGAGGTCGCTAAAGCCGCTAAAGGACCTGTGATTCTTGTTATAATGTCGGGTGGCGGAATGGATGTCGAGTTCGCGAAAAGTGACCCGAAAATCACTAGCATTTTATGGGTTGGGGTTCCGGGTCAAGAAGGTGGTGGCGCTTTAGCTGATGTCGTTTTCGGTCGTCATAATCCAA GTGGACGATTACCAATGACATGGTATCCGGGATCATACACAGACTTGGTGCCAATGACCAACACCTTGATGCGACCCAACCCAAAAATGGGTCTACCGGGCCAAACCTACAGGTTCTATACAGGCAAAACTGTTTTTCCATTCGGGTTTGGGCTAAGCTACACTTCATACGTTTACAAAGACATTAAAGCACCCAAACACGTATCGATCCCATTGCACCGAGCTCACCCTTGCCGCTCATCGAAGTGCAACGACATAGATGCAGCCGTTTGCCATAACCTGCATTTTGATGTAGATGTCACGGTAACCAACATGGGAAAGAAGTCCGGAAGCCACACGGTGATGCTGTTCTCGTCTCCACCGATGATCTACAACGCGCCACAGAAGGAGTTGATCGATTTCAAGAAGGTGTGGTTGGCGCCATGGCAGCGGACTGTGGTGAGGTTTAGAGTGGATGTGTGCAAGAGTTTGAGTGTAGCTGATGAAAATGGTATCAGGAAAGTTGCATTGGGTCCATATGTTCTTCAGTTGGGTGACCTCAAACACAATGTGAGTTTAAAGGTGTGA